Proteins co-encoded in one Hymenobacter swuensis DY53 genomic window:
- the rpmB gene encoding 50S ribosomal protein L28, translating into MARVCDLTGKRTRVGNNVSHANNKTKRKFYPNLQKKRFYIPEQDAWVTLKVATSTIRTINKNGIMSVLKKAKEQGFIVY; encoded by the coding sequence ATGGCCCGAGTTTGTGATCTGACCGGCAAGCGTACCCGCGTAGGCAACAACGTTTCGCACGCCAACAACAAAACCAAGCGCAAGTTCTACCCGAACCTGCAGAAGAAGCGGTTTTACATCCCCGAGCAAGATGCCTGGGTTACGCTGAAAGTAGCTACCAGCACCATCCGCACCATCAACAAGAACGGCATCATGTCGGTCCTGAAGAAGGCGAAGGAGCAGGGCTTCATCGTTTACTAG
- a CDS encoding aminopeptidase P family protein — MRYSLLTSRLRLLLLTGLLAAAAPAVQAQRAAGPNRPADFLDPSFHKQRRELLRQALPARSVAVLFAAPVRNRANDVDFVYHQSPDFYYLTGYEEPEAVLVLFKEPQTIQGQAGVTEALFVQPRDPKAEQWTGRRLGTEGTKRELQMQFVADNKEFATAGIKWADFITVHFLELPTDVRDNSRDPADLFNLVATFRQQAAVPADFNPRQAELYASIERYGVANAASLKPYLENLSKQIPALAQDKYIQNYLRATTDAERQKAVAARPVTRFDMSTLDEALDRLRGVKTAPELALLRRAVRISAVGQQEVMKATRPDMGEMELQGLHEYVYKKYGAEFEGYPSIVGAGANGCVLHYIANDKPKVQNELLLMDCGAEYHGYTADVTRTIPPSGKFSPAQRQIYELVLAAQEAGFAACKPGADFQAPDKAARQVVTDGLLKLGLIKKPEEARTYFPHGTSHHLGLDVHDRGSNGPLQAGHVITVEPGIYIPEGSPCDKKWWNIGVRIEDDVLITEKGYENLSREAPRTVAEVEAMMAKPSALDDFKLPELR; from the coding sequence ATGCGCTACTCCCTGCTTACCTCTCGCCTCCGGCTGCTACTACTGACCGGTCTGCTGGCCGCTGCCGCGCCTGCTGTTCAGGCCCAACGGGCCGCTGGCCCCAACCGGCCCGCCGATTTCCTTGACCCCAGCTTCCATAAGCAGCGACGGGAGTTGTTGCGCCAAGCCCTGCCGGCCCGCTCAGTGGCGGTGTTGTTTGCCGCCCCCGTGCGCAACCGCGCCAACGATGTTGATTTCGTTTACCACCAGAGCCCGGACTTCTACTACCTCACCGGTTACGAGGAGCCCGAGGCCGTACTGGTGCTGTTCAAGGAGCCGCAGACCATTCAGGGCCAGGCGGGCGTGACGGAGGCCCTGTTTGTGCAGCCCCGCGACCCGAAAGCCGAACAGTGGACCGGGCGCCGTCTGGGCACCGAAGGCACGAAGCGGGAGTTGCAGATGCAGTTTGTGGCCGACAACAAGGAGTTTGCCACGGCCGGCATCAAATGGGCCGACTTCATTACGGTGCATTTCCTGGAACTCCCCACGGACGTGCGCGACAATTCCCGCGACCCGGCCGACCTGTTCAACCTGGTAGCCACATTCCGGCAGCAGGCCGCTGTACCGGCCGATTTCAACCCGCGCCAAGCGGAGCTGTATGCCAGCATAGAGCGCTACGGGGTGGCCAACGCTGCCAGCCTGAAGCCCTATCTCGAAAACCTGAGTAAGCAGATTCCAGCCCTGGCTCAGGATAAGTATATTCAGAACTACCTCAGAGCCACGACCGATGCTGAGCGCCAGAAAGCCGTAGCAGCCCGCCCTGTAACTCGTTTTGATATGAGTACGCTTGATGAGGCGCTGGACCGGTTGCGGGGCGTGAAGACCGCACCCGAGCTGGCTCTGCTCCGCCGGGCGGTGCGCATCAGTGCCGTGGGCCAGCAGGAAGTGATGAAAGCCACCCGGCCTGACATGGGCGAAATGGAATTACAGGGCCTGCACGAGTATGTGTACAAAAAATACGGGGCCGAGTTCGAGGGGTACCCCAGTATTGTGGGGGCCGGGGCCAATGGCTGCGTGCTGCACTACATTGCCAACGATAAGCCCAAAGTTCAGAACGAGTTGTTGCTAATGGACTGCGGCGCGGAGTACCACGGCTATACCGCCGATGTTACCCGCACTATTCCACCCAGCGGGAAGTTCAGCCCCGCCCAGCGGCAGATTTACGAGCTGGTACTGGCCGCTCAGGAAGCGGGGTTTGCGGCCTGTAAGCCCGGTGCCGACTTCCAGGCCCCCGACAAAGCCGCCCGGCAGGTAGTAACTGACGGCTTGCTGAAGCTGGGCCTCATCAAGAAGCCGGAAGAAGCCCGGACCTACTTCCCGCATGGCACCAGCCACCACCTCGGCCTTGATGTGCATGACCGGGGCAGCAATGGCCCGCTGCAGGCCGGTCATGTCATTACCGTGGAGCCCGGTATCTACATCCCCGAAGGCAGCCCCTGCGACAAAAAGTGGTGGAACATCGGTGTGCGCATCGAAGACGATGTGCTGATTACCGAAAAAGGATACGAAAACCTGTCGCGCGAAGCCCCGCGCACCGTGGCCGAAGTGGAGGCTATGATGGCCAAGCCCAGTGCCCTTGATGATTTTAAGCTGCCGGAATTGCGTTGA
- a CDS encoding DUF4295 domain-containing protein, which produces MAKKVVATLKTATGKDWAKVIRAVKSEKTGAYTFREEMVPVDKVQEYISTGVK; this is translated from the coding sequence ATGGCTAAGAAAGTAGTAGCAACCCTGAAAACCGCTACCGGCAAGGACTGGGCAAAAGTCATCCGTGCTGTGAAATCGGAAAAAACTGGCGCTTACACCTTCCGCGAAGAGATGGTGCCCGTTGACAAAGTGCAGGAATATATTTCCACCGGCGTTAAGTAG
- the rpmG gene encoding 50S ribosomal protein L33, with protein sequence MAKKGNRVQVILECTEHKNSGQPGTSRYITTKNRKNTPERIELKKFNNVLKKMTVHKEIK encoded by the coding sequence ATGGCTAAGAAAGGCAACCGGGTGCAGGTAATCCTTGAATGCACTGAGCATAAGAACTCGGGGCAGCCGGGCACCTCGCGCTACATCACCACCAAGAACCGTAAGAACACGCCTGAGCGTATTGAGTTGAAGAAATTCAACAATGTGCTCAAGAAGATGACTGTTCACAAGGAAATCAAGTAA